The following coding sequences lie in one Xanthomonas hortorum pv. pelargonii genomic window:
- a CDS encoding sensor histidine kinase, whose product MRLWLPAWLRPAANSQVAARLAQGQSPWMDGVHLLWSSWVFVVPVFSSRGYDSTWLLCTLLSYPVFLLLNARMLLAPRGTLYRYAWAMGVLSAALLPVYPSGISYFVFACLSLRPSTRHAVWRHFAMLVVMNALYLGWAHWLGMRLQSLVWLPVSVLGMAAVGAVYSINERKDALLRLSQDEVRRLAATAERERIGRDLHDLLGHNLSLVALKSDLAARLIERDPQAARSEIDAVAQISRDALAQVRRAVTGIRAVGLVAELASARVLLDMDGIVLEHQLEALALPPEHETALALVVREAATNVQRHAQARRVCVSLRAQGEQAVLDISDDGRGGVIVPGNGLDGMRTRLHGLGGALEVEALPRGMRLRASVPLPRPTLAPALPPLPVPLVPQSR is encoded by the coding sequence ATGCGCTTATGGCTTCCCGCTTGGCTTCGCCCCGCCGCCAATTCGCAGGTTGCCGCGCGGCTGGCGCAAGGCCAGTCGCCGTGGATGGATGGCGTGCACCTGCTGTGGTCGAGCTGGGTGTTCGTGGTGCCGGTGTTTTCCTCGCGCGGGTACGACAGCACCTGGCTGCTGTGCACGCTGCTGTCCTATCCGGTGTTCCTGCTGCTGAACGCGCGCATGTTGCTGGCGCCGCGCGGCACCCTGTATCGCTATGCCTGGGCGATGGGCGTGCTCAGTGCCGCGTTGTTGCCGGTGTATCCCTCCGGCATCAGCTATTTCGTGTTCGCCTGTCTGAGCTTGCGCCCGTCCACGCGGCATGCGGTGTGGCGACACTTCGCGATGCTGGTGGTGATGAACGCGCTGTACCTGGGCTGGGCGCACTGGCTGGGGATGCGCCTGCAGTCGCTGGTGTGGCTGCCGGTGTCGGTGCTGGGCATGGCTGCGGTTGGGGCTGTCTACAGCATCAACGAACGCAAGGACGCGTTGCTAAGGCTGTCGCAGGACGAAGTACGTCGATTGGCCGCCACCGCCGAGCGCGAGCGCATCGGGCGCGACCTGCACGATCTGCTCGGCCACAACTTGTCGTTGGTGGCGCTCAAGTCCGATCTGGCCGCGCGCCTGATCGAACGCGACCCGCAGGCCGCGCGCAGCGAGATCGATGCAGTGGCGCAGATTTCGCGCGATGCCTTGGCGCAGGTGCGGCGTGCGGTCACCGGCATCCGCGCCGTCGGGCTGGTGGCCGAGCTGGCATCGGCACGCGTGTTGCTGGACATGGACGGCATCGTGCTGGAACACCAGCTGGAAGCGCTGGCATTGCCGCCCGAACACGAAACCGCACTGGCCCTGGTGGTGCGCGAAGCGGCCACCAATGTGCAACGGCATGCGCAAGCCAGACGTGTGTGCGTGAGCCTGCGCGCGCAAGGCGAGCAGGCGGTGCTGGACATCAGCGACGACGGGCGCGGCGGTGTGATCGTGCCCGGCAATGGCCTGGACGGCATGCGCACGCGCCTGCATGGACTGGGTGGCGCGCTGGAGGTGGAGGCCCTGCCGCGCGGCATGCGCCTGCGCGCCAGCGTGCCGTTGCCACGCCCCACGCTGGCACCGGCACTGCCGCCATTGCCGGTGCCGCTGGTGCCGCAGTCGCGTTGA
- a CDS encoding efflux RND transporter periplasmic adaptor subunit — MNTSADLLKQLRIDRQRPAAPEPARRGGWIIATVVIVILLATAAWWFTRRPVAKVQTAPVVAISAGSSSASVLDASGYVVARRMATVSAQVTGKVREVMIEEGMRVEQGQVMATLDPLDAEAQRTLSASQLSAARSQVDNMQAQLAVANADATRLQSLVGAQLVSRSQYEQATAQRDALRAQLQNAQRNVRVASDQLAISAIRSDFNVVRAPFAGVVTAKAAQPGEIVSPLSAGGGFTRTGIGTIVDMESLEIEVEVGESYIGRVQPKMPVEAVLNAYPEWKIPGEVIAIIPTADRGKATVKVRVAFKVKDPRIVPEMGVRVSFLEQAKPQQASKPQGVRVPAAALVERDTRTVAFVVGERNTVSAQTVTPGMVMGEDRQVLSGLSAGDSVVLDPPQSLKDGDTVAEAEPDAAE, encoded by the coding sequence ATGAATACTTCCGCCGATCTACTCAAGCAACTCCGCATCGACCGCCAGCGTCCTGCCGCCCCTGAGCCTGCACGGCGCGGTGGCTGGATTATCGCCACCGTTGTCATCGTGATCCTGTTGGCAACTGCGGCGTGGTGGTTCACCCGTCGCCCGGTGGCGAAGGTGCAGACCGCACCGGTGGTGGCGATCAGCGCCGGCAGCAGCAGCGCCTCGGTGCTGGATGCGTCGGGCTACGTGGTGGCGCGGCGCATGGCCACGGTGTCGGCGCAGGTCACCGGCAAGGTGCGCGAGGTGATGATCGAAGAAGGCATGCGTGTCGAACAAGGCCAGGTGATGGCCACGCTGGACCCGCTGGATGCCGAAGCACAGCGCACGCTGTCTGCATCGCAACTGTCTGCCGCACGCAGCCAAGTCGACAACATGCAGGCGCAACTGGCGGTGGCCAATGCCGATGCCACGCGGCTGCAATCGCTGGTCGGCGCGCAACTGGTCTCACGCTCCCAGTACGAGCAGGCCACCGCACAGCGCGACGCCTTGCGCGCACAGCTGCAAAACGCGCAACGCAATGTGCGCGTGGCCTCCGACCAGCTGGCAATCTCGGCGATCCGCTCGGACTTCAACGTGGTCCGTGCACCGTTTGCCGGCGTGGTGACCGCCAAGGCTGCGCAGCCCGGCGAAATCGTCTCGCCGTTGTCGGCCGGCGGCGGCTTCACCCGCACCGGCATCGGCACCATCGTGGATATGGAATCGCTGGAGATCGAGGTGGAAGTCGGCGAGTCCTACATCGGCCGCGTGCAGCCGAAGATGCCGGTGGAAGCGGTGCTCAACGCCTACCCGGAATGGAAGATTCCCGGCGAAGTGATCGCCATCATTCCCACCGCCGACCGCGGCAAGGCCACGGTAAAAGTGCGCGTGGCGTTCAAGGTCAAGGACCCGCGCATCGTGCCGGAGATGGGCGTGCGGGTGAGCTTTCTCGAACAGGCCAAACCGCAGCAAGCCAGCAAGCCGCAGGGCGTACGCGTGCCGGCGGCCGCGCTGGTCGAACGCGACACGCGCACGGTGGCGTTCGTGGTGGGCGAGCGCAACACCGTCAGCGCGCAGACGGTCACTCCCGGCATGGTGATGGGCGAGGACCGCCAGGTGTTATCGGGTTTGAGTGCAGGCGACAGCGTGGTGCTGGATCCACCGCAAAGCCTGAAAGACGGCGACACGGTGGCGGAAGCAGAACCGGACGCTGCCGAGTAA
- a CDS encoding ABC transporter ATP-binding protein: protein MTALVSLRNITKTYQRGPEQVQVLHGIDLDIANGDFVALMGPSGSGKTTLLNLIGGLDSPSGGEIEIQGERIDRMSGGQLATWRSHHVGFVFQFYNLMPMLTAQKNVELPLLLTSLNAAQRKRNAEIALTLVGLQERRTHKPSELSGGQQQRVAIARAIVSDPTFLICDEPTGDLDRHNAEEILRLLQELNREHGKTIVMVTHDPKAAEYATHTIHLDKGELADAPLVL, encoded by the coding sequence ATGACCGCTCTCGTCAGCTTGCGCAACATCACCAAGACCTACCAACGCGGCCCCGAGCAGGTGCAGGTGTTGCATGGCATCGACCTGGACATTGCCAACGGCGACTTCGTCGCATTGATGGGTCCGTCCGGTTCGGGCAAGACCACCTTGCTCAATCTGATCGGCGGCCTGGACAGCCCCAGCGGTGGCGAGATCGAGATTCAAGGCGAGCGCATCGACCGCATGAGTGGCGGCCAGCTCGCGACCTGGCGCAGTCACCACGTCGGCTTCGTGTTTCAGTTCTACAACCTGATGCCGATGCTCACCGCGCAGAAGAATGTGGAGCTACCCTTGCTGCTCACCTCGCTCAATGCTGCGCAACGCAAACGCAATGCGGAAATTGCATTGACCCTGGTCGGCCTGCAGGAACGCCGCACCCACAAACCCAGCGAGTTATCCGGCGGCCAGCAGCAACGCGTGGCGATTGCGCGCGCGATCGTGTCCGACCCTACTTTCTTGATCTGCGACGAACCCACCGGCGATCTGGATCGCCACAACGCCGAAGAAATTCTGCGCCTGCTGCAGGAACTCAATCGCGAACACGGCAAGACCATCGTGATGGTCACCCACGACCCCAAGGCCGCCGAGTACGCCACCCATACCATCCATCTGGACAAGGGCGAGCTGGCCGACGCGCCGCTTGTGCTCTAA
- a CDS encoding IS5 family transposase — translation MQLTFGDAEGLGKRKQTRREIFLAEMEQVVPWQHLLGLIAPHYPVSGRPGRQPYALATMLRIHLLQQWYALSDPAMEEALHEIPILRRFAQLGGLDNVPDETTILNFRRLLETHGLAARMLDAVNAHLARKGQSLRSGTIVDATLIAAPSSTKNADHARDPEMHQTRKGNQWYFGMKAHIGVDEFSGLVHHVHCTAANVADVTVTHALLHGKEDSVFGDSGYTGADKREELQTCKAAFFIAARPSTLQAIGNKRERAREQRWEHFKASVRAKVEHPFRVIKRQFGYTKVRYRGLAKNTAHVLTLFALSNLWMKRKQLLPAMGSVRL, via the coding sequence ATGCAACTGACGTTCGGCGACGCTGAAGGCCTGGGCAAGCGCAAGCAGACCCGCCGGGAGATCTTCCTGGCCGAGATGGAGCAGGTCGTTCCGTGGCAGCACTTGCTCGGTCTGATCGCACCGCACTATCCGGTGTCGGGACGCCCTGGTCGACAGCCATACGCACTGGCGACGATGTTGCGGATTCATTTGCTGCAGCAGTGGTATGCGTTGAGCGATCCGGCGATGGAAGAAGCGTTGCACGAGATCCCGATCTTGCGGAGGTTTGCCCAGCTCGGTGGCTTGGACAACGTTCCGGACGAGACCACGATTTTGAACTTTCGGCGCCTGCTGGAGACCCATGGCCTTGCCGCGCGGATGCTGGACGCGGTCAACGCGCATCTGGCACGCAAGGGCCAGAGCCTGCGGTCGGGCACGATCGTCGATGCGACGCTGATCGCTGCACCCAGTTCGACCAAGAACGCCGATCACGCGCGCGACCCTGAAATGCATCAGACCAGGAAGGGCAATCAGTGGTATTTCGGGATGAAGGCGCACATCGGCGTGGATGAATTTTCCGGGCTGGTGCACCACGTCCATTGCACAGCCGCCAATGTCGCCGACGTCACGGTGACGCACGCATTACTGCATGGCAAAGAAGACAGCGTGTTCGGCGACAGCGGCTACACCGGTGCGGACAAACGCGAAGAACTGCAGACCTGCAAGGCTGCATTTTTCATTGCCGCCAGGCCCTCGACGCTGCAAGCCATCGGCAACAAACGCGAGCGTGCTCGGGAACAGCGTTGGGAACACTTCAAGGCCAGCGTGCGCGCGAAGGTGGAGCATCCGTTCCGGGTGATCAAGCGCCAGTTCGGTTACACCAAGGTCCGCTATCGCGGCCTGGCCAAGAACACCGCACACGTGCTGACCTTGTTTGCGCTCTCCAATCTGTGGATGAAGCGAAAGCAGTTACTGCCTGCCATGGGGAGCGTGCGCCTGTAA
- a CDS encoding ABC transporter permease encodes MKYLSLVWAQLFRSKTRTLLTLLSVVAAFLLFGMLDSVRVAFTSGGNVSGVDRLVVASRLSITQSLPISLESQIRSVPGVRDVTSAMWFGGIYRDPKNFFPNFSVAPNFFDVYSEYELPKDQLKAFQTTRTGAIVGESLAKANGWKIGDTIPLQATIFPRGGSNDWPLKLVGIFRMKDRTVAANQERQLMMNWKYFDESNDYIKSKVSWYTVTLRNADQASRVAQAIDALSANSDHETKSQTESAFQQAFIKQFADIGLIVTSIMAAVFFTLLLLTGNTMAQAVRERIPELATLKTLGFQDRTVLSLVMVESVLLIGLGGLVGMGLAALVIPAVAARSGGVMPVQSVPLQTWLVGLGLMAGIGIVVGVLPALRAQRLKIVDALAGR; translated from the coding sequence ATGAAGTATCTCTCGTTGGTATGGGCGCAGTTGTTCCGCAGCAAGACCCGCACCTTGTTGACGCTGTTGTCGGTGGTGGCGGCATTCTTGTTGTTCGGCATGCTCGATTCGGTGCGCGTGGCCTTCACCTCCGGCGGCAACGTCAGCGGTGTGGATCGGCTGGTGGTCGCTTCGCGTTTGTCGATCACCCAATCGCTGCCGATCAGCCTGGAATCGCAGATCCGCAGCGTGCCGGGCGTGCGCGATGTGACCTCGGCGATGTGGTTCGGCGGTATTTATCGCGACCCGAAGAACTTCTTCCCGAACTTTTCGGTGGCGCCCAACTTCTTCGACGTCTACAGCGAATACGAGCTGCCCAAGGACCAGCTCAAGGCTTTCCAGACCACGCGCACCGGTGCCATCGTCGGCGAGAGCCTGGCCAAGGCCAATGGCTGGAAGATCGGCGACACCATCCCGTTGCAGGCCACCATCTTTCCGCGCGGTGGCAGCAACGATTGGCCGTTGAAACTGGTCGGCATCTTTCGCATGAAAGACCGCACGGTGGCGGCCAATCAGGAACGCCAGTTGATGATGAACTGGAAATACTTCGACGAGTCCAATGACTACATCAAGAGCAAGGTCAGCTGGTACACGGTGACGCTGCGCAATGCCGACCAGGCCTCGCGGGTGGCACAGGCAATCGATGCGTTGTCGGCCAACTCCGATCACGAAACCAAGTCGCAGACCGAATCGGCCTTCCAGCAGGCCTTCATCAAACAGTTCGCCGATATCGGGTTGATCGTCACGTCGATCATGGCGGCGGTGTTTTTCACCTTGTTGCTGCTGACCGGCAACACCATGGCCCAAGCGGTGCGCGAACGCATTCCGGAATTGGCTACGCTCAAGACGCTGGGCTTTCAGGACCGCACCGTGTTGAGTCTGGTGATGGTCGAATCGGTGCTGTTGATCGGGCTGGGCGGTTTGGTCGGCATGGGCCTGGCAGCGCTGGTGATCCCGGCGGTGGCCGCACGCAGCGGCGGAGTGATGCCGGTACAGAGCGTGCCGCTGCAGACCTGGTTGGTCGGGCTGGGGTTGATGGCCGGCATCGGCATCGTGGTGGGTGTGCTGCCGGCGCTACGCGCGCAGCGCTTGAAGATCGTTGATGCCCTCGCCGGCCGCTGA
- a CDS encoding ABC transporter permease: MQTKWKNRLVNLVSVVLLAVGLGVWIALPWIGVLVIAVVLAVWLVATRSGRLSLAAARIGIATLPQRWGASSVIVVGIAGVVGVLVAMLAMGQGFQATLNNTGDDTTAIVLRGGSQAETNSVITRNLVPLISSLPGIAADANGRPLLSPELSQVVNIASKSDGTDVNAQVRGVGEQAWAVHDKVKLVQGRRFTTGLREIVVGKGALNQFRGLELGKTLTLGSQQWTVVGVFASGDAHDSELWTDAQTLATTYNRSAYQSISVRTAGKAGFGQFKTAMAADPRLKLDVETTRAYYGKQGGGLNKLISILGTVIGAIMAVGAVFGALNTMYAAVATRAREIATMRAIGFRGTPVIMALMLETMLLALLGGLLGGLIAWAVFNGYSVSTLGNNFSQIVFQFKVSPELLWSGLKWALGIGLVGGLFPALRAARLPITTALREV; this comes from the coding sequence ATGCAAACCAAATGGAAGAACCGTCTCGTCAATCTGGTGTCGGTCGTGTTGCTGGCCGTCGGGCTGGGCGTGTGGATCGCGCTGCCGTGGATCGGCGTATTGGTGATCGCCGTCGTGCTGGCGGTGTGGCTGGTGGCCACACGCAGCGGCCGGCTGTCGTTGGCCGCCGCGCGTATCGGCATCGCCACCTTGCCGCAACGCTGGGGTGCCAGCTCGGTGATCGTGGTCGGCATTGCCGGCGTGGTCGGCGTGCTGGTGGCGATGCTGGCGATGGGCCAGGGCTTCCAGGCCACGCTCAACAACACCGGCGACGACACCACTGCCATTGTGTTGCGCGGCGGCTCGCAGGCGGAAACCAACTCGGTGATCACCCGCAACCTGGTGCCGCTGATCAGCAGCCTGCCCGGCATCGCCGCCGATGCCAACGGCCGCCCGCTGCTGTCGCCGGAGCTCTCGCAAGTGGTCAACATCGCCTCCAAATCCGATGGCACCGACGTCAACGCGCAAGTGCGTGGCGTGGGCGAACAGGCCTGGGCGGTGCACGACAAGGTCAAGCTCGTGCAGGGACGCCGCTTCACCACCGGCCTGCGCGAGATCGTGGTCGGCAAGGGCGCGTTGAATCAGTTCCGCGGGCTGGAACTGGGCAAGACGCTCACCCTCGGCAGCCAGCAATGGACCGTGGTCGGCGTGTTCGCCTCCGGCGATGCGCACGATTCGGAGCTGTGGACCGATGCGCAGACGCTGGCCACCACCTACAACCGCAGCGCGTATCAATCGATCAGCGTCCGCACTGCGGGCAAGGCTGGATTTGGCCAGTTCAAGACCGCCATGGCCGCCGACCCGCGGCTCAAGCTGGATGTGGAAACCACCCGCGCGTACTACGGCAAACAAGGCGGCGGCTTGAACAAGTTGATCAGCATCCTGGGCACGGTGATCGGCGCGATCATGGCGGTGGGCGCGGTGTTCGGCGCGCTCAACACCATGTATGCGGCGGTGGCCACGCGGGCGCGCGAGATCGCCACCATGCGTGCGATCGGTTTTCGCGGCACACCGGTGATCATGGCGCTGATGCTGGAAACCATGTTGCTGGCGCTGCTGGGCGGCCTGCTCGGTGGCCTGATCGCCTGGGCGGTGTTCAACGGCTATAGCGTGTCCACGCTGGGCAACAACTTCAGCCAGATCGTGTTCCAGTTCAAGGTCTCGCCGGAGCTGTTGTGGAGCGGGCTGAAATGGGCGCTGGGCATCGGTCTGGTCGGCGGGCTGTTCCCGGCATTGCGGGCGGCGCGGCTCCCGATCACCACGGCGTTGCGTGAGGTGTAA
- a CDS encoding alpha/beta hydrolase family protein, producing the protein MMRLILLACACLWLAGCSSSSTSLSERLVAPGGVSPLLDEERIAATIATVPNRSGHVVTRDQVPIFWRAIDPGQYAMQYRYLGQRNDPAHVLDVDFSFKVPTATPPTPRGTVVLLHGWMMDGDSLLPWSLELAQAGYRVITIDLRNHGHSGGGPSGYGTRESDDVIDVLDALQPRGEIRGPLYLFGISYGAATALFTADKLGPRVAGVVAMESFANAGRGIRDMVPHLLTSQPNGWRGQAVAAYARWRYADQNIDAVIAAADSQLQLDLDHVDVAHALADTRSCVLLLHGDADQHIPVAHGRALALASPRAHYVELPDENHLSLPLRLDLLGGPIDQWLAQTQQDPSHCPAPQALPTSTLAVATPAVAPRG; encoded by the coding sequence ATGATGCGCCTGATTCTGCTGGCCTGCGCCTGCCTGTGGCTGGCCGGTTGTTCTTCGTCCTCGACCTCGCTCAGCGAGCGCCTGGTTGCGCCCGGTGGCGTATCGCCGTTGCTGGACGAGGAGCGCATCGCCGCCACCATCGCCACGGTGCCCAACCGCAGCGGGCATGTGGTGACGCGCGATCAGGTGCCGATCTTCTGGCGCGCCATCGACCCCGGCCAGTACGCCATGCAGTACCGCTATCTCGGCCAGCGCAACGATCCGGCGCATGTGCTGGATGTCGATTTCAGCTTCAAGGTGCCCACCGCCACCCCACCCACGCCGCGCGGCACGGTGGTGCTGTTGCATGGCTGGATGATGGATGGCGATTCGCTGCTGCCATGGTCGCTGGAATTGGCGCAGGCCGGCTACCGGGTGATCACCATCGACCTGCGCAATCACGGCCATTCCGGCGGTGGCCCATCCGGTTACGGCACACGCGAATCCGATGACGTGATCGATGTGCTCGATGCGCTGCAGCCGCGCGGCGAAATCCGCGGCCCGCTGTATCTGTTCGGCATTTCCTATGGCGCTGCCACCGCGCTGTTCACCGCCGACAAACTTGGGCCGCGCGTCGCCGGTGTGGTAGCGATGGAATCCTTCGCCAATGCCGGGCGTGGCATCCGCGACATGGTGCCGCACCTGCTCACCAGCCAACCGAACGGCTGGCGCGGGCAGGCGGTGGCCGCCTATGCACGTTGGCGCTATGCCGACCAGAATATCGATGCGGTGATCGCTGCCGCCGACAGCCAACTCCAGCTGGATCTGGACCACGTCGATGTCGCGCACGCCCTGGCCGACACCCGCAGCTGCGTGCTGCTGTTGCATGGCGATGCCGATCAGCACATCCCGGTCGCACACGGGCGTGCGCTGGCGCTGGCCAGCCCCCGCGCGCACTACGTCGAGTTGCCCGACGAAAACCATCTGAGCCTGCCACTGCGGCTGGACCTGCTTGGCGGGCCCATCGATCAATGGCTGGCGCAAACGCAACAGGACCCGAGCCACTGTCCGGCGCCACAGGCACTGCCGACCTCTACGCTCGCGGTGGCGACACCGGCAGTGGCGCCGCGCGGCTGA
- the yedA gene encoding drug/metabolite exporter YedA codes for MCSRIEASAALGPVPMSSSHDAAAPARSGLVALALLLVYVVWGSTYLAIRFALEGGALPLTMVSGTRFIVAGTVLYAVLRWRGLAAPTRAQWKNVALMGAALLLLGNGMVVLAERSVSSGLAATSVASVPLWMALFGALRGQHASRGEWLGIVIGFLGVVWLNAGSSLTATPGGLVLLLIAPIGWAFGSVWSRGRDLPSPFMTAAGQMLCGGVLLVSTGLLIGERPQTLPTPHGLIAVAYLCVFGSIVAFTAYVWLLHHVRPALAGSYAYVNPVIAVGLGAWLGHERFSAHDIGAMAVILAGVLVVTLAKARR; via the coding sequence ATGTGCTCTAGAATTGAAGCTTCCGCTGCACTTGGCCCTGTTCCGATGTCTTCCTCTCACGACGCTGCCGCGCCTGCGCGCAGCGGGCTGGTCGCTCTCGCGTTGTTGCTGGTCTACGTGGTCTGGGGCTCGACCTATCTGGCGATCCGATTTGCGCTGGAAGGTGGCGCGTTGCCGCTGACCATGGTGTCGGGCACGCGCTTTATCGTGGCCGGCACGGTGCTGTATGCGGTACTGCGCTGGCGCGGTCTGGCCGCGCCGACGCGTGCGCAATGGAAGAACGTGGCCTTGATGGGCGCGGCCTTGTTGCTGCTGGGCAACGGCATGGTGGTCTTGGCCGAGCGCAGCGTGTCGTCCGGCCTGGCCGCCACGTCGGTGGCATCGGTGCCGTTGTGGATGGCGTTGTTCGGCGCGTTGCGTGGGCAGCATGCCAGCCGTGGCGAATGGCTGGGCATCGTGATCGGCTTCCTCGGTGTGGTCTGGCTCAACGCCGGTAGCAGCCTGACCGCGACGCCTGGCGGATTGGTGTTGTTGCTGATCGCACCGATCGGCTGGGCGTTCGGTTCGGTGTGGTCGCGCGGGCGCGATCTGCCCTCGCCGTTCATGACTGCCGCCGGGCAGATGCTGTGTGGCGGCGTGCTGTTGGTGAGCACCGGCCTGCTGATCGGCGAGCGCCCGCAGACCTTGCCGACGCCGCACGGACTGATCGCAGTTGCGTACCTGTGCGTGTTCGGTTCGATCGTGGCGTTCACCGCCTACGTGTGGCTGCTGCATCACGTGCGCCCGGCGTTGGCCGGCAGCTACGCCTACGTCAATCCGGTGATTGCGGTGGGGTTGGGCGCCTGGCTCGGGCATGAGCGTTTCAGCGCGCACGATATCGGTGCGATGGCGGTGATTCTGGCGGGCGTATTGGTGGTGACCTTGGCCAAGGCGCGGCGATGA
- a CDS encoding Rap1a/Tai family immunity protein has translation MVRANPHPRVHMQLRLPWLALAALTTLSTTASARAPEPWELSGRKLIEAGLDGSLAPEIDAPAQLEFKVLVSASRAGAYLLGVASASYRTQWCMPAGKAGTPDLQAIIADIGALPDARQDQAAPDLIVQALAKRYPCGGARAKAAAGNAQRNPGKP, from the coding sequence ATGGTGCGAGCCAATCCGCATCCGAGAGTGCACATGCAGCTTCGCCTTCCCTGGCTGGCCCTGGCCGCCCTGACCACGCTTTCCACCACGGCATCGGCACGCGCACCCGAGCCCTGGGAACTCAGCGGGCGCAAGCTGATCGAGGCCGGGCTGGACGGATCGCTGGCGCCGGAAATCGACGCGCCAGCGCAGCTCGAATTCAAGGTCCTGGTTTCGGCCAGCCGCGCCGGCGCCTACCTGCTCGGCGTCGCCAGCGCCAGCTACCGCACGCAGTGGTGCATGCCGGCAGGCAAGGCAGGCACACCGGATCTGCAGGCGATCATCGCCGATATCGGCGCGCTGCCCGACGCGCGCCAGGACCAAGCAGCGCCTGACTTGATCGTCCAGGCGCTGGCCAAACGCTATCCCTGCGGCGGCGCGCGCGCCAAGGCTGCGGCTGGCAACGCGCAGCGCAATCCTGGCAAACCTTAG
- a CDS encoding M28 family metallopeptidase, producing MRILLLSACLFVGGVAQAANDLPGGGIDAEALSRHVRLLASDEFEGRAPASAGEQRTVDYLVEQFKTAGLQPGGEQGGWTQAVPLVRAQVDGPVRASLRVGGKTQTLVNGTDVTLQSLRPLDAVSLKNAPLVFVGYGISAPERQWDDYKGVDLRGKIAVVLINDADFEAPQPGAFDGKAVTYYGRWTYKYEEAARRGAAGVLIVHETAPAAYGWATVQSSGLSPLFDIERSDADAKAQHVPVRGWMQQALAVSLFQRAGLDFAQAKQRAQQRDFAPIVLGDAKLSVDFKLKRERVVTHNVVAKLTGSQHPDETVIFSAHWDAFGVGKADAGGDTVRRGAVDNATGVASVLELARVFAAGPKPQRTLYFIALTAEEKGLLGANYYAAHPLAPLDKTVAVLNMEMFSPDGLTRDIASWGRGRVSLEGELEQAAKARGRSYSPDPNLEAGFFYRADHFAFARMGVPAITAGPGLDMLEGGVAAGKALRDKYFAECYHQPCDRWTPQWDASGHAADTTLVYDVGVALANGRQWPSWQDGSEFKAIRDKSDAARK from the coding sequence ATGCGCATCCTGTTGTTGTCCGCCTGCCTGTTTGTGGGAGGCGTGGCGCAGGCCGCCAACGATCTGCCCGGCGGCGGCATCGATGCCGAGGCGTTGTCGCGGCATGTGCGCCTACTGGCATCGGATGAATTCGAAGGGCGCGCGCCGGCCAGCGCCGGTGAGCAGCGCACCGTGGATTACCTGGTCGAGCAGTTCAAGACGGCAGGGTTGCAGCCGGGCGGCGAGCAGGGCGGTTGGACCCAGGCAGTACCGTTGGTACGCGCGCAGGTGGATGGCCCGGTGCGCGCCAGCCTGCGCGTCGGCGGCAAGACCCAGACCCTGGTCAATGGCACCGATGTGACTTTGCAGAGTCTGCGCCCGCTGGATGCGGTGAGCTTGAAGAACGCACCGCTGGTGTTCGTCGGCTACGGCATCAGTGCGCCGGAGCGGCAGTGGGACGACTACAAGGGCGTGGATCTGCGCGGCAAGATCGCGGTGGTGCTGATCAACGATGCCGACTTCGAAGCGCCGCAGCCTGGCGCATTCGATGGCAAGGCGGTGACCTACTACGGCCGCTGGACCTACAAGTACGAAGAGGCCGCACGCCGCGGCGCTGCCGGCGTGTTGATCGTGCACGAGACCGCGCCGGCCGCGTACGGCTGGGCGACGGTGCAGAGCTCGGGCCTGTCGCCGTTGTTCGATATCGAACGCAGCGATGCCGATGCGAAGGCGCAGCATGTGCCGGTGCGCGGATGGATGCAGCAGGCGTTGGCGGTGTCGCTGTTCCAGCGCGCCGGGCTGGATTTTGCGCAGGCCAAGCAGCGTGCGCAGCAGCGCGATTTCGCGCCGATCGTGTTGGGCGATGCCAAGCTGTCAGTGGACTTCAAGCTCAAGCGCGAGCGCGTGGTCACGCATAACGTGGTGGCCAAGCTCACCGGCAGCCAGCATCCGGACGAGACGGTGATCTTCTCCGCGCACTGGGATGCCTTCGGTGTGGGCAAGGCCGATGCCGGCGGCGATACCGTGCGTCGTGGCGCAGTGGACAACGCCACCGGCGTGGCCAGCGTGCTGGAACTGGCGCGCGTCTTTGCGGCCGGCCCCAAGCCGCAGCGCACACTGTATTTCATCGCATTGACGGCAGAAGAGAAGGGTCTGCTTGGTGCCAATTACTACGCCGCGCATCCGCTGGCGCCGTTGGACAAGACCGTGGCGGTGCTGAACATGGAGATGTTCAGCCCGGACGGCCTCACCCGCGATATCGCCTCGTGGGGACGTGGACGCGTCTCGCTGGAAGGCGAATTGGAGCAGGCCGCCAAGGCGCGCGGGCGCAGCTATTCGCCGGATCCGAATCTGGAAGCGGGTTTCTTCTACCGCGCCGATCATTTCGCGTTCGCACGCATGGGTGTGCCGGCGATTACTGCAGGCCCCGGTCTGGACATGCTCGAAGGCGGTGTCGCGGCCGGCAAGGCGCTGCGCGATAAATACTTTGCCGAGTGCTATCACCAGCCCTGCGATCGCTGGACCCCGCAGTGGGATGCCAGCGGCCATGCGGCCGACACCACGCTGGTCTACGACGTGGGCGTGGCGCTGGCCAATGGCCGGCAGTGGCCGAGCTGGCAGGACGGCTCGGAGTTCAAGGCGATCCGTGACAAGAGCGATGCGGCGCGCAAGTAA